In a genomic window of Alkalihalobacillus sp. TS-13:
- a CDS encoding allophanate hydrolase subunit 1, with the protein MSAETKTQTRYEYGGDEFVFVELSESMTLEAMFKGMAITNKLAEQNREGIIDICPGNASYMIRVDPEVLHPNELISVLKEIEASLTDYEETTIHSRLVDVPILFEDPWTYEALMKFRDNHQDPDSTDLEYSARINDFESKEELIQNINDFPFLVSMVGFVPGLPFSFQLTSQEKQIEVPKYVRPRTFTPERAFGFGGAFAVIYPVQGAGGYQLYGTAAAPILDVEQKLEDFKESMVYFRQSDILRYRSISMDEYERIRKEVEEGRFRYRTREMSFTPKDVMKNPEEFASKVMRRLYDDQR; encoded by the coding sequence ATGTCAGCAGAAACAAAGACACAAACTAGATATGAATATGGCGGAGATGAATTTGTTTTCGTAGAGCTGTCAGAGTCCATGACATTAGAGGCAATGTTCAAAGGAATGGCAATCACGAATAAACTTGCAGAACAAAATAGAGAAGGCATCATCGATATTTGTCCAGGAAATGCCTCGTATATGATTCGAGTCGATCCTGAGGTATTGCATCCGAATGAGTTGATTTCAGTACTGAAAGAAATTGAAGCGTCCTTAACCGATTACGAAGAGACGACGATTCACTCGAGACTTGTGGATGTACCGATCTTGTTCGAGGATCCATGGACGTATGAAGCGTTGATGAAATTCCGGGATAACCACCAGGATCCAGATTCGACAGACCTGGAATATTCAGCAAGGATCAATGATTTCGAATCGAAGGAAGAGCTGATCCAGAACATCAACGATTTTCCGTTTCTCGTTTCCATGGTCGGTTTCGTGCCAGGTTTACCTTTTTCGTTCCAATTGACTTCACAAGAAAAGCAGATCGAGGTCCCAAAATATGTGAGACCAAGAACCTTCACGCCAGAACGGGCATTTGGATTCGGCGGAGCATTTGCCGTCATCTACCCGGTCCAGGGGGCAGGAGGCTATCAACTGTATGGGACAGCAGCTGCGCCAATTTTAGATGTAGAACAGAAGCTTGAAGATTTCAAAGAATCAATGGTGTATTTCAGACAGAGTGACATTTTAAGATATCGAAGCATCTCGATGGACGAGTACGAGAGGATCAGGAAAGAAGTTGAAGAAGGGAGGTTCCGTTACCGTACGAGAGAAATGTCGTTCACACCAAAAGATGTTATGAAAAATCCGGAAGAATTCGCAAGCAAGGTGATGAGGAGGTTATACGATGATCAACGTTAA
- the qoxD gene encoding cytochrome aa3 quinol oxidase subunit IV — translation MSELFPLKQVMGFVFSLVLTAVALGVYFFDMSFAVGMTVLLITAFIQAGLQLVVFMHAGETEDKGAIYTNVYYGVIIALVTIFGTLLALVWDMG, via the coding sequence ATGAGCGAATTATTTCCTCTCAAACAGGTTATGGGATTTGTCTTTTCCCTGGTCCTGACTGCAGTTGCTTTAGGGGTATATTTCTTTGACATGTCGTTTGCAGTAGGGATGACTGTCCTTCTCATCACTGCTTTCATTCAAGCAGGCCTTCAGCTTGTCGTGTTCATGCACGCAGGCGAAACCGAAGACAAAGGTGCCATTTATACCAACGTATACTACGGCGTCATCATCGCTCTTGTTACGATCTTTGGTACACTGCTCGCATTGGTCTGGGATATGGGATAA
- a CDS encoding acetyl-CoA carboxylase — translation MAEKTPVVSPIPGVFYRRESPDKDVYVNEGDEVKEGDVIGLVEVMKNFHEVTSTESGVVVSFSVENEAIIEAGQKVAIIETK, via the coding sequence ATGGCAGAGAAAACCCCAGTTGTATCACCAATTCCAGGAGTGTTTTACAGAAGAGAAAGTCCAGATAAAGATGTATACGTGAACGAAGGCGATGAAGTGAAAGAGGGAGACGTCATCGGTCTGGTGGAAGTGATGAAGAACTTCCATGAAGTCACGTCAACGGAAAGTGGTGTAGTCGTCTCGTTTTCTGTTGAAAATGAAGCGATCATTGAAGCAGGACAAAAAGTCGCGATCATCGAGACAAAATAA
- a CDS encoding biotin-dependent carboxyltransferase family protein: MINVKEPGLMTTVQDNGRNGYYSFGMPPSGAMDKYSFIVANLLVGNDENAAVLEATYLGPTLEFDCETTIAVTGGEIPPKLNGEPFGLWKPVHVEKGDVLSFDFVKSGTRVYIAVAGGIDVPIKMGSRSTYTLCGIGGFEGRALQKGDVLKTGEASNPPASTEITLSEELIPKYGNRHEIRVIMGLCSYRLTEESKKKFFDIEWTVTPDANRVGYRFKGEPLEFVEREQPFGAGSDPSNVTDLGYPIGSIQIPAGIEPIALLNDAVTGGGYATIATIISIDLFKMGQIKSNDKVKFIEVSLDEAIEARKELNAKLDQVKETIKTVSIGG, encoded by the coding sequence ATGATCAACGTTAAAGAGCCAGGACTTATGACGACCGTTCAAGATAATGGACGAAACGGATATTACAGCTTCGGTATGCCTCCATCAGGTGCGATGGACAAGTATTCATTCATTGTCGCTAACCTTTTGGTGGGAAATGATGAAAACGCTGCCGTACTCGAAGCGACGTATCTCGGTCCAACGCTGGAATTCGACTGTGAAACGACGATCGCAGTCACAGGCGGGGAAATCCCTCCAAAATTGAATGGTGAACCGTTCGGACTTTGGAAACCTGTGCATGTGGAAAAAGGAGATGTCCTTTCGTTTGATTTTGTGAAAAGCGGAACCAGAGTGTATATCGCGGTCGCTGGTGGAATCGATGTCCCAATCAAAATGGGATCTCGCTCAACCTACACATTATGCGGTATCGGAGGTTTTGAAGGACGTGCTCTTCAAAAAGGCGATGTGCTCAAAACCGGTGAAGCTAGCAATCCTCCAGCAAGCACAGAAATCACTCTATCAGAAGAACTGATTCCGAAATACGGCAACCGTCATGAAATCAGGGTGATCATGGGGTTGTGCAGTTACAGGTTGACGGAGGAAAGCAAAAAGAAGTTCTTTGACATTGAATGGACCGTCACGCCTGATGCGAACCGGGTAGGATATCGCTTCAAAGGCGAACCACTCGAATTTGTTGAACGTGAACAGCCATTTGGTGCGGGAAGTGACCCTTCGAATGTAACGGATCTAGGCTATCCGATTGGATCCATCCAAATACCAGCTGGAATCGAACCGATCGCTCTGTTGAATGATGCTGTGACAGGTGGAGGATATGCGACGATCGCGACAATCATCAGTATTGATTTGTTCAAAATGGGTCAAATTAAGTCCAATGACAAAGTGAAATTCATCGAGGTCTCACTTGATGAAGCGATAGAAGCTCGAAAAGAATTGAATGCGAAATTGGACCAGGTCAAAGAAACTATTAAAACCGTATCTATTGGAGGATGA
- the gabT gene encoding 4-aminobutyrate--2-oxoglutarate transaminase, producing MKAATKKYINLKTPLPGPKSQELIKRKEESVPRGPFNTSPAFIKHAEGALITDIDGNTLIDLAGAIGSLNAGHCPPNVVKAIQEQVEKYIHPCFHVMMYEPYIELAEKLNELTPGNHAKKTFFLNSGAEAVENAVKIARKYTGRRAIVSFDRGYHGRTLLTMSLTSKVKPYKNGFGPFATDTYKLRHPYYYRKPQGMMDEELDELYLKQINDFFLGEVPPEDIAAFIMEPIQGEGGFIVPSKNFVQKVREICGEHGILFIADEVQTGFGRTGKMFASEHFDIDPDLITMSKSIAAGMPISAVTGRAEVMEAPNPGEIGGTYGGSPLGCVAALEVIKSLQEDGLVERANHIGDMITERFQSLQETYGIIGDIRGVGAMCAMEIVKDQNTMEPDKELTGKIVAECNRRGVILLGAGLYGNVIRTLSPLVITDDQLSEALDVIEEVIHDLT from the coding sequence ATGAAAGCGGCAACAAAAAAGTATATCAACTTGAAGACACCTTTACCTGGGCCCAAATCCCAAGAATTGATAAAGAGGAAAGAAGAAAGTGTTCCTCGGGGGCCGTTCAACACATCTCCTGCTTTTATAAAGCATGCGGAAGGAGCACTGATCACTGATATCGATGGCAACACGTTGATTGATTTGGCCGGAGCGATTGGGTCTTTGAATGCTGGTCATTGTCCACCAAATGTCGTAAAAGCGATACAGGAACAGGTCGAGAAATATATTCATCCATGTTTTCACGTCATGATGTACGAGCCATATATCGAGCTTGCGGAAAAACTGAACGAACTTACACCAGGAAACCACGCAAAGAAAACCTTTTTCCTGAATTCAGGTGCTGAAGCCGTCGAAAACGCGGTGAAAATCGCCCGTAAATATACGGGAAGGCGTGCGATCGTGTCGTTCGATCGAGGCTACCACGGCCGGACCTTGCTGACAATGTCACTGACCAGCAAAGTGAAACCATACAAAAACGGCTTCGGTCCATTCGCTACGGATACGTACAAGCTTCGCCATCCTTATTATTACCGCAAGCCTCAAGGTATGATGGATGAAGAGTTGGATGAGCTGTACTTGAAGCAGATCAACGACTTTTTCTTAGGTGAAGTGCCGCCAGAAGACATTGCAGCATTCATCATGGAACCGATCCAGGGGGAAGGCGGATTTATCGTTCCATCCAAGAACTTTGTGCAAAAAGTACGGGAGATTTGCGGGGAGCATGGAATCCTGTTCATCGCCGACGAAGTACAGACAGGCTTCGGAAGGACTGGGAAGATGTTCGCCTCTGAACACTTTGATATCGATCCTGATTTGATAACCATGTCAAAATCGATCGCAGCAGGAATGCCGATCAGCGCTGTTACCGGAAGAGCAGAAGTGATGGAAGCCCCAAACCCTGGTGAAATCGGAGGCACGTATGGCGGAAGTCCATTAGGATGTGTGGCAGCTTTAGAGGTAATCAAGTCCTTACAGGAAGATGGTTTGGTTGAAAGGGCGAATCACATCGGAGACATGATTACAGAGCGCTTTCAGAGCCTGCAGGAAACGTATGGCATCATTGGCGATATACGAGGCGTCGGGGCGATGTGTGCGATGGAAATCGTCAAGGATCAAAATACGATGGAGCCCGACAAAGAACTTACAGGTAAAATCGTCGCAGAATGCAATCGCAGAGGTGTCATCCTTCTAGGAGCAGGGTTATACGGCAATGTCATCCGTACCCTGAGCCCGCTTGTGATCACCGATGATCAGCTGAGCGAAGCACTAGATGTAATTGAAGAAGTCATTCATGATTTAACTTAA
- a CDS encoding aldehyde dehydrogenase family protein: protein MNTTLVKKDLYIGGGHVATNDYVPLYSPYNQMKIAEVAEASRADVDQAVEAAEKARLILRKMPAHKRAAILEKIARILDERSEEAAKIIASEAAKPIKIARGEVARTVQTYKFAAEEAKRIGGETIPLDAAPGGENRIAYTIREPVGIVAAITPFNFPMNLVAHKVGPSIAAGNPVILKPAEQTPLSAYFLAEIAEDAGMPAGGLNVVTGKGETVGDALVKDPRIKAITFTGSPEVGKLIRRNAELKKVTLELGSNSGVIVDQGVDVDKVVKRAVQGAFAFQGQVCISLQRIYVHENIYEEFIKKFTAETQQLRLGDPHDEDTDISAMISKDDVTRSVDWIEEAIKAGAGLASGYSIHGHILSPTVLVNVDPNTKVSCQEVFAPIVMINKVSSVKEAVAYVNDSKYGLQAGVYTNDIGVGLDAVDELEVGGVLINDIPTFRVDHMPYGGIKESGTGREGLKYAIDELSEMKLVIINKN from the coding sequence ATGAATACAACATTAGTGAAAAAAGACTTATATATCGGAGGGGGACACGTAGCTACCAATGACTACGTTCCTCTCTATTCACCCTATAATCAAATGAAGATTGCAGAAGTGGCAGAGGCGTCCAGAGCGGATGTCGATCAAGCGGTGGAAGCGGCGGAAAAGGCACGTCTGATTTTGAGAAAAATGCCGGCTCATAAGCGTGCGGCAATCCTTGAAAAAATTGCCCGCATACTTGACGAGCGGAGTGAAGAGGCAGCGAAAATCATCGCCTCCGAAGCTGCAAAACCGATCAAAATTGCAAGAGGAGAAGTTGCAAGGACGGTTCAAACATATAAATTCGCAGCAGAGGAAGCGAAACGGATCGGCGGAGAGACGATACCGCTCGATGCAGCACCAGGCGGGGAAAACCGGATCGCATATACAATCAGGGAACCAGTCGGGATTGTTGCAGCAATTACTCCTTTCAATTTTCCAATGAATTTGGTCGCCCATAAAGTCGGTCCATCCATCGCTGCCGGCAATCCCGTCATTCTCAAGCCGGCTGAACAGACACCGTTATCGGCTTACTTTCTCGCTGAAATTGCAGAAGATGCCGGGATGCCAGCTGGTGGTTTGAACGTGGTCACTGGGAAAGGTGAAACGGTCGGGGATGCGCTCGTGAAGGATCCTCGGATCAAAGCGATCACGTTCACGGGCAGTCCGGAAGTCGGTAAGCTCATCAGGCGGAATGCAGAGCTTAAAAAAGTGACACTAGAACTCGGCTCGAACTCCGGGGTCATCGTCGATCAGGGCGTCGATGTGGATAAAGTCGTCAAAAGAGCCGTACAGGGTGCGTTCGCCTTCCAGGGACAGGTCTGCATTTCTTTACAGCGGATCTATGTGCATGAAAACATTTATGAGGAGTTCATCAAGAAGTTTACAGCGGAAACACAACAACTCCGACTGGGTGATCCTCATGATGAAGACACCGATATTTCAGCGATGATTTCTAAAGATGACGTCACCCGAAGCGTAGACTGGATTGAGGAGGCAATCAAAGCGGGTGCCGGACTTGCTTCCGGGTACAGTATCCATGGCCATATCCTTTCACCTACTGTACTCGTTAATGTCGATCCAAATACGAAAGTCTCCTGTCAGGAGGTCTTTGCGCCGATTGTGATGATCAACAAAGTTTCATCTGTGAAAGAAGCGGTTGCTTATGTGAATGATTCGAAATACGGACTGCAGGCAGGGGTTTATACGAACGATATCGGCGTCGGTCTGGATGCCGTGGATGAGCTTGAGGTTGGCGGCGTTCTGATAAATGATATCCCGACATTCCGTGTCGATCATATGCCGTATGGCGGAATCAAGGAAAGCGGTACTGGTCGTGAAGGATTGAAATATGCAATCGATGAGTTATCAGAAATGAAACTCGTCATCATAAATAAAAATTGA
- the qoxC gene encoding cytochrome aa3 quinol oxidase subunit III, with protein MKIDHSLPLEYSTEENRLKILGFWIFLGAEIMLFATLFASYFTLYDRTGSGPTGAEIFHITPVLFETILLLTSSFTIGLGIHAMRLGRKKAMMGFFIVTLLLGLAFLGVEIFEFVTYVHEGAGIQTSAFTSILLTTLGTHGAHVTLGLFWGLYILIQVKRDGLTPETGNKSFIFSLYWHFLDVVWIFIFSFIYLKGMM; from the coding sequence ATGAAGATTGATCACTCGCTGCCGTTAGAATATAGCACAGAAGAAAATCGTTTGAAGATTTTGGGGTTTTGGATTTTCCTAGGTGCGGAAATCATGCTTTTTGCGACACTTTTCGCATCCTATTTTACACTCTATGACCGTACTGGAAGCGGTCCGACCGGAGCAGAGATCTTCCATATCACGCCTGTGTTATTCGAGACGATCTTACTTTTGACAAGTAGTTTTACGATTGGACTAGGTATCCATGCGATGCGTCTTGGCAGAAAAAAAGCGATGATGGGGTTCTTCATCGTCACGTTATTGCTGGGGCTAGCATTTTTAGGCGTTGAAATCTTTGAATTCGTCACATATGTGCATGAAGGGGCAGGAATACAAACGAGTGCGTTCACCTCGATCCTGTTGACCACATTGGGAACACACGGGGCACACGTGACGCTTGGGCTTTTCTGGGGGCTTTACATCCTCATTCAGGTGAAAAGGGACGGTTTGACTCCTGAAACGGGGAATAAATCCTTTATTTTCTCACTTTACTGGCATTTCCTAGATGTCGTTTGGATCTTTATCTTCAGCTTCATCTATCTGAAAGGAATGATGTAA
- a CDS encoding acetyl/propionyl/methylcrotonyl-CoA carboxylase subunit alpha, which yields MTYFNKVLIANRGEIARRIMRTCKKLGIQTVAVYSDADQEAPFVKEASEAVHIGPSQAKKSYLQVDKVLQAAKETNADAIHPGYGFLSENEGFARRCTEEGITFIGPTPEVISLMGSKIEARKQMEKAGVPVVPGWSGNIETVEEALRIADELTYPLMLKASAGGGGIGMELVRNAEELEKVFSSTKQKADSFFGDGTVFLEKWIENPRHIEVQVACDEHGNAVHLFERECSIQRRNQKIVEESPSPFLDEKVRKDLCETAVRGVCNINYTNVGTMEFIFDEHQNYYFLEMNTRLQVEHPVTEEITGLDLVELQLKIASGEKLGLTQKDIQKSGHSIEVRLYAEDPNTFFPSPGTIQKLDVPTDGVRLDFAVEEGSTVSPFYDPMIGKIIAFDVNRNAVIEKMDNALRGLKVEGITTNLELLEDIVIDEDFKNGNFTTKFVENRAAKQKA from the coding sequence ATGACATATTTCAATAAAGTATTAATCGCAAACCGTGGGGAAATTGCTAGACGGATCATGCGTACATGCAAGAAGCTGGGGATCCAAACCGTAGCAGTCTATTCAGATGCTGATCAAGAGGCACCTTTTGTAAAAGAAGCTAGTGAGGCGGTTCATATCGGGCCCTCACAAGCGAAGAAGAGTTATCTTCAGGTGGACAAGGTGCTCCAGGCGGCGAAAGAAACCAATGCGGATGCGATCCATCCAGGGTATGGATTCCTATCTGAAAATGAAGGCTTTGCTAGACGCTGTACAGAAGAAGGGATCACCTTCATCGGCCCGACCCCTGAAGTGATCAGTCTGATGGGGAGTAAAATCGAAGCACGAAAGCAGATGGAAAAAGCGGGCGTTCCAGTCGTACCCGGTTGGAGCGGAAACATCGAAACAGTCGAAGAGGCGCTGCGAATCGCTGATGAACTCACCTATCCATTGATGCTGAAAGCGAGTGCTGGAGGCGGCGGTATCGGCATGGAACTCGTGCGAAATGCGGAAGAACTGGAGAAAGTCTTTTCTTCCACAAAACAAAAAGCGGATTCATTCTTCGGGGATGGAACGGTATTCCTTGAAAAGTGGATCGAAAACCCGCGCCATATCGAGGTGCAGGTAGCCTGTGACGAGCATGGGAATGCCGTTCATTTATTCGAAAGGGAATGCTCGATCCAGCGCAGGAACCAAAAGATCGTCGAAGAGAGTCCGTCACCGTTCCTGGATGAAAAGGTGCGGAAAGACCTTTGTGAAACGGCGGTTCGAGGTGTCTGCAACATCAATTACACCAATGTCGGGACGATGGAGTTCATTTTCGACGAGCATCAAAACTATTACTTTTTAGAAATGAATACGAGGCTGCAAGTTGAACATCCCGTTACAGAAGAAATCACAGGATTGGACCTGGTAGAATTACAGCTTAAGATCGCGTCAGGTGAGAAGCTCGGTCTAACACAAAAGGATATCCAGAAGTCAGGGCATTCGATTGAGGTCCGCTTATATGCGGAAGACCCGAACACGTTCTTCCCTTCACCTGGGACGATTCAAAAACTGGATGTCCCAACCGACGGCGTCAGACTGGACTTTGCAGTGGAAGAAGGTAGCACTGTATCACCGTTCTATGATCCGATGATCGGGAAAATCATTGCGTTCGATGTCAACCGCAACGCTGTAATTGAAAAGATGGATAACGCATTGCGTGGATTGAAAGTCGAAGGGATCACGACAAATCTGGAGCTATTAGAAGACATCGTCATCGATGAAGATTTCAAGAATGGTAACTTCACAACCAAGTTTGTAGAAAATAGAGCAGCCAAACAGAAAGCATAA
- a CDS encoding pentapeptide repeat-containing protein, with product MLNDLKSDCENCFALCCVALPYGKSADFPFDKGGGDPCRNLCSNSLCSIHDQLREKGFQGCVSYECFGAGQHVSQNIFEGKDWRGDHGHAEEMFAVFPLVQQFYEMLWYLSQALTLKETESFQASLQKLYDETVELTEKHPEEILKIDVTDHRGKVNALLIKTSEQYRKDSNAGKKNRVKKIEYIGANLKGLDFKGADFRGKLMIAADLSQCDFRKADFVGADLREANLSGANLKDALFLTQSQINSAKGDQHTKIPNYLERPIHWLK from the coding sequence ATGTTGAATGATCTAAAGTCAGATTGTGAAAATTGCTTTGCGTTGTGCTGTGTAGCTTTGCCCTATGGAAAATCAGCTGACTTTCCTTTTGACAAAGGTGGCGGTGACCCATGCCGAAATCTATGTTCAAATAGTCTATGTTCAATCCATGACCAATTGAGGGAGAAAGGCTTTCAGGGCTGCGTATCCTATGAGTGTTTCGGTGCTGGTCAGCATGTTTCCCAAAACATTTTTGAGGGGAAAGACTGGCGTGGCGATCACGGACATGCTGAAGAAATGTTTGCGGTGTTTCCTCTTGTACAACAATTTTATGAAATGCTCTGGTATCTCAGCCAGGCGTTGACATTAAAGGAAACCGAATCTTTTCAAGCGAGCCTTCAAAAGTTATACGATGAAACGGTTGAACTAACGGAAAAACACCCAGAAGAAATCTTGAAAATAGATGTAACGGATCATCGAGGAAAGGTTAACGCTCTATTAATCAAAACGAGTGAACAGTATAGAAAAGATAGTAATGCTGGGAAAAAGAATAGGGTAAAGAAAATAGAATATATTGGCGCCAATTTAAAAGGGTTAGACTTTAAAGGAGCGGATTTTCGGGGAAAACTGATGATCGCAGCTGATTTAAGCCAGTGTGATTTTCGGAAAGCTGACTTTGTCGGGGCTGACCTTAGGGAAGCAAACCTAAGCGGAGCTAACCTGAAAGACGCCCTTTTTCTTACACAATCTCAAATCAATTCAGCAAAAGGTGATCAACATACTAAAATACCAAACTATTTAGAGAGACCAATTCACTGGTTGAAATAA
- a CDS encoding LamB/YcsF family protein, with amino-acid sequence MYKVDLNCDMGESYGLYEMGNDEEMMRYITSANIACGYHAGDPHTIRKTVMLAKEHGVQIGAHPGFPDLIGFGRRHMTATASEIRDYVLYQLGALREFAKLYDADIQHCKPHGALFMMAMENEDIAKAILEGLAKVDPEIIVYALNNSAVVEAGKKMGIRVAKEVYSDREHTDTGSIVITRKGSTITDYDQMAERVVRMVKDGKVETHLNETADVKAETVCIHGDTPGAPKLAKAIRDALERNDVEITDVRNII; translated from the coding sequence GTGTATAAAGTAGATTTGAATTGTGACATGGGAGAAAGCTATGGGTTATACGAAATGGGCAACGATGAGGAAATGATGCGCTACATTACATCAGCCAATATTGCCTGCGGCTATCACGCAGGTGATCCTCATACGATCCGTAAGACCGTGATGCTGGCAAAAGAACATGGGGTTCAAATTGGAGCTCACCCAGGCTTTCCGGATCTGATCGGATTCGGGAGGAGACACATGACTGCGACAGCAAGTGAGATTCGGGATTATGTCCTTTATCAGCTCGGTGCATTAAGGGAATTTGCGAAGTTATATGATGCCGATATCCAGCATTGTAAGCCGCATGGTGCACTGTTCATGATGGCGATGGAGAATGAGGACATCGCCAAAGCGATTCTCGAAGGATTAGCGAAGGTAGATCCTGAGATTATCGTCTATGCATTGAACAATTCAGCAGTCGTCGAAGCCGGTAAGAAGATGGGGATCCGCGTTGCAAAGGAAGTCTACTCGGACCGTGAACACACGGACACCGGTTCGATCGTAATCACCCGAAAAGGATCGACCATTACGGATTATGATCAGATGGCAGAACGGGTTGTCCGCATGGTGAAAGACGGGAAAGTCGAAACACACCTCAATGAAACAGCAGATGTGAAGGCGGAAACGGTCTGCATCCATGGCGATACACCGGGTGCTCCGAAACTGGCAAAAGCGATCCGCGACGCATTGGAGAGGAATGATGTCGAAATCACCGATGTCCGAAACATCATCTAA